A genomic segment from Vagococcus zengguangii encodes:
- a CDS encoding adenylosuccinate synthase translates to MSSVVVVGTQWGDEGKGKITDFLSENAEVIARYQGGDNAGHTIKFDGVTYKLHLIPSGIFYKEKISVIGNGVVVNPKSLVKELAYLAEHNVSTDNLRISDRAHVILPYHIKLDQLQEDAKGENKIGTTIKGIGPAYMDKAARVGIRIADLLDKEIFAERLKINLEEKNRQFVKMFDDTAIEFDDIFEEYYEYGQQIKKYVTDTSVILNDALDNGKRVLFEGAQGVMLDIDQGTYPFVTSSNPVAGGVTIGSGVGPSKIDKVVGVCKAYTSRVGDGPFPTELFDETGDRIREVGREYGTTTGRPRRVGWFDTVVMRHSRRVSGITNLSLNSIDVLSGLETVKICTAYDLDGEKIYHYPASLKELSRCKPIYEELPGWSEDITGCKTLADLPENARNYVHRISELVGVRISTFSVGPDRSQTNVLESVWSQI, encoded by the coding sequence ATGTCATCAGTAGTAGTAGTTGGTACACAATGGGGCGACGAAGGTAAAGGGAAAATCACGGACTTTTTAAGTGAGAACGCAGAAGTTATCGCTCGTTATCAAGGTGGCGATAATGCGGGGCATACCATTAAATTTGATGGTGTTACTTACAAGCTACATTTAATTCCTTCAGGTATTTTTTATAAAGAAAAAATCAGTGTTATCGGGAATGGTGTAGTCGTTAACCCTAAATCATTAGTTAAAGAACTTGCATACTTAGCAGAACATAATGTTTCAACTGACAACTTAAGAATTTCAGATCGTGCACATGTTATTTTACCTTACCACATCAAATTGGATCAATTACAAGAAGATGCTAAAGGTGAAAATAAAATCGGAACAACGATTAAAGGTATCGGACCAGCTTACATGGACAAAGCAGCACGTGTGGGAATCCGTATTGCCGACTTATTAGATAAAGAGATCTTTGCAGAACGTTTAAAAATTAATTTAGAAGAAAAAAATCGTCAATTCGTTAAAATGTTTGATGATACAGCGATTGAATTTGATGATATTTTTGAAGAGTACTATGAATATGGTCAACAAATCAAAAAATATGTTACCGATACTTCAGTTATCTTAAACGATGCATTAGATAACGGTAAACGCGTTTTATTTGAAGGTGCGCAAGGGGTTATGTTAGATATCGACCAAGGGACGTATCCATTTGTTACATCATCAAACCCTGTAGCTGGTGGGGTAACAATCGGTAGTGGTGTTGGTCCATCTAAAATCGATAAAGTTGTGGGTGTATGTAAAGCTTACACGTCTCGTGTAGGTGATGGTCCATTCCCAACTGAATTATTTGATGAAACAGGCGATCGCATTCGTGAAGTTGGCCGCGAGTACGGTACAACAACAGGTCGTCCACGTCGTGTGGGTTGGTTTGATACAGTAGTAATGCGTCATTCACGTCGCGTATCAGGTATCACAAACTTATCATTAAACTCAATTGACGTTTTAAGTGGTTTAGAAACCGTTAAAATTTGTACAGCTTACGACTTAGATGGTGAGAAAATTTACCACTACCCAGCAAGCTTAAAAGAATTATCAAGATGTAAACCAATCTATGAAGAATTACCAGGTTGGAGCGAAGACATCACAGGATGTAAAACATTAGCCGACTTACCAGAAAATGCTCGTAATTATGTTCACCGTATTTCAGAATTAGTCGGTGTACGCATTTCGACATTCTCAGTTGGTCCAGATCGCTCTCAAACAAATGTGTTAGAAAGTGTTTGGAGCCAAATCTAA
- the pplA gene encoding extracellular electron transfer flavoprotein PplA: MKKTKLLSGMAVAAMATLLLAGCSSDQDKETSKDSAASTEQVASSSEAGTEESAVAEKVAGADLQDGTYKLEEKNESNGYRTVFSIDVKDGKITASNFDYLDADGNSKKDNKEYNDNMKAKSGVGPSEFIPALNEALVASQSAGVEVVTGATHSSHSFINYAQQLIQAAQAGNTETIEIDNGADLVDGTYKLEEKNESNGYRTVFSIDVKDGKIATSNFDYVNAEGNSKKDDAEYNEMMKEKAGVSPEEFIPALNEALVKAESVGDVEVVTGATHSSHSFQMYAEQLVNAAEKGDTTTIEVDNIVMAK, encoded by the coding sequence ATGAAAAAAACTAAATTATTATCAGGTATGGCAGTCGCTGCAATGGCAACATTATTATTGGCAGGTTGTTCAAGTGATCAAGATAAAGAAACATCAAAAGATAGTGCAGCTTCAACTGAACAAGTTGCTTCTTCATCTGAAGCTGGAACAGAAGAATCAGCAGTAGCTGAAAAAGTTGCAGGTGCAGATTTACAAGATGGCACATACAAATTAGAAGAGAAAAACGAATCTAACGGTTACCGTACAGTCTTCTCAATCGATGTTAAAGATGGCAAAATTACTGCATCAAACTTCGATTACTTAGATGCTGATGGCAACTCTAAAAAAGACAATAAAGAATACAATGATAACATGAAAGCTAAATCAGGCGTAGGCCCATCTGAATTCATTCCAGCTTTAAACGAAGCATTAGTAGCGTCTCAAAGCGCTGGTGTTGAAGTAGTAACAGGTGCCACTCACTCAAGCCACAGCTTCATCAACTATGCACAACAATTAATCCAAGCAGCACAAGCTGGTAACACTGAAACTATCGAAATTGACAATGGTGCTGACTTAGTTGACGGTACATACAAATTAGAAGAGAAAAACGAATCTAACGGTTACCGTACAGTCTTCTCAATCGACGTTAAAGATGGCAAAATCGCTACATCAAACTTCGATTACGTGAACGCTGAAGGCAACTCTAAAAAAGACGATGCTGAATATAATGAAATGATGAAAGAAAAAGCAGGCGTGAGCCCAGAAGAATTTATTCCAGCATTAAATGAAGCATTAGTTAAAGCTGAATCAGTTGGTGATGTTGAAGTAGTAACAGGCGCAACTCACTCAAGCCACAGCTTCCAAATGTACGCAGAACAATTAGTAAACGCTGCTGAAAAAGGCGATACTACTACAATTGAAGTTGACAACATTGTAATGGCAAAATAA
- the rplI gene encoding 50S ribosomal protein L9: protein MKVIFLSDVKGQGKKGEVKEVSSGYAQNFLIKKGLAKEATSTTLSELKGQEKAKEKEEAAKKAEAEELKATFEAEGFVVEMKAKAGEDSRLFGSITSKQIAEALQKQHGYKVDKRKMELNNPIRNLGYKNVPIKLHPEVTATLRVHVVSQ from the coding sequence AAAAAAGGTGAAGTGAAAGAAGTCTCTTCAGGTTATGCTCAAAACTTTTTAATTAAGAAAGGTTTAGCAAAAGAGGCAACAAGCACTACCTTGTCTGAGTTGAAAGGGCAAGAAAAAGCTAAAGAAAAAGAAGAAGCAGCAAAAAAAGCTGAAGCAGAGGAGCTTAAAGCGACGTTTGAAGCAGAAGGATTTGTGGTTGAAATGAAAGCCAAAGCCGGTGAAGATAGCCGCTTGTTTGGTTCAATCACGTCTAAACAAATCGCAGAAGCCTTACAAAAACAGCATGGCTACAAAGTAGATAAACGAAAAATGGAATTAAATAATCCAATCCGTAATTTAGGCTACAAAAATGTGCCAATTAAATTACATCCAGAGGTAACCGCAACGTTACGTGTTCATGTCGTTAGCCAATAA
- the dnaB gene encoding replicative DNA helicase produces the protein MNEVLQERIPPQNIEAEQAVLGSVFLEADAIVEAMEYISDQDFYRRSHQLIFQTMLALNERNEAIDVITVKDQLESLNLLEDIGGLNYLTELALVVPTAANVAHYAKIVEQKSLLRNLITTATDIVTKGFEQSDSVETILDDAEKRILEVSEKRNRSGFLSISDVLNTSFAEIERLSRVDEAITGLPTGYHALDKMTAGLQPEELIILAARPAVGKTAFALNIAQNVGTKTDKGVAIFSLEMGAESLVNRMLCAEGTIEASHLRTGQLTEEEWSNLIMAMGSLSKANIYIDDTPGIKITEIRAKCRKLAQEKGNLGLILIDYLQLIEGTGRENRQQEVSEISRQLKKLAKELKVPVIALSQLSRGVEQRQDKRPVLSDIRESGSIEQDADIVAFLYRDDYYQRDSDEDADEREENNVIEVIIEKNRSGSRGTVELLFIKEYNKFSSITNRTEF, from the coding sequence ATGAACGAGGTTTTACAAGAACGAATACCACCTCAAAATATCGAAGCGGAACAAGCCGTGTTAGGGTCGGTTTTCTTAGAAGCAGATGCGATTGTTGAAGCGATGGAGTATATTTCCGATCAGGATTTTTATCGTCGCAGTCATCAATTGATTTTCCAAACGATGTTAGCGTTGAATGAACGTAATGAAGCAATCGATGTCATTACCGTCAAAGACCAGTTGGAGTCGTTGAACTTATTAGAAGACATCGGTGGCCTAAATTATTTAACGGAGTTAGCCTTAGTTGTTCCGACGGCTGCTAATGTGGCGCACTATGCTAAAATTGTTGAGCAAAAGTCATTATTAAGAAACTTAATCACTACAGCAACCGATATCGTGACAAAAGGTTTTGAACAATCTGATAGTGTTGAAACGATTCTGGATGATGCAGAGAAACGTATCTTAGAAGTTTCAGAAAAACGTAATCGTTCTGGTTTCTTATCAATCTCAGATGTCTTAAATACATCCTTTGCTGAAATTGAGAGACTATCTCGAGTAGACGAAGCTATCACAGGTCTACCAACCGGCTATCATGCGCTTGATAAAATGACAGCTGGTTTACAACCTGAAGAGTTAATTATTTTAGCTGCTCGTCCTGCGGTAGGGAAAACAGCTTTTGCATTAAATATCGCGCAAAATGTTGGAACAAAAACCGATAAAGGTGTGGCTATCTTCAGTCTTGAAATGGGTGCCGAATCATTAGTGAACCGTATGTTGTGTGCGGAAGGAACGATTGAAGCAAGTCATTTAAGAACCGGACAATTAACCGAAGAAGAATGGTCGAATTTAATCATGGCGATGGGTAGCTTGTCAAAAGCGAACATTTACATTGATGACACCCCAGGGATTAAGATTACGGAGATTCGTGCGAAATGTCGTAAGTTAGCGCAAGAAAAAGGTAATTTAGGCTTAATCCTGATTGACTATTTACAGTTGATTGAAGGAACAGGCCGTGAGAACCGTCAACAAGAAGTGTCTGAAATCTCACGTCAATTGAAAAAACTGGCTAAAGAGTTAAAAGTTCCGGTTATCGCCTTGTCTCAGTTATCACGTGGAGTTGAACAGCGTCAAGACAAGCGTCCAGTTTTAAGTGATATTCGTGAATCTGGATCAATCGAGCAGGATGCTGATATTGTGGCTTTCTTATATCGTGATGATTATTATCAACGTGATAGTGATGAAGATGCCGATGAGCGTGAAGAAAATAATGTCATTGAAGTCATTATTGAAAAGAACCGTAGTGGGTCTCGTGGTACGGTAGAGCTGTTATTTATTAAAGAGTATAATAAGTTTTCTTCGATTACGAATCGCACGGAGTTTTAA
- a CDS encoding Gx transporter family protein, protein MQSKNKKLIYISLLVAQGVIIGLLENMIPFPFAFAPGAKLGLANLITIIALFTLSTKESFALVCMRLILTTLLGGTISTFLYSAAGAFLSYFGMLLVKQLGPKRVSVIGISSTGGFLHNVGQLVVASLIARSWTVMMYLPVLSLIGILAGIAVGIAANYLLEHVNVFKYFQRH, encoded by the coding sequence ATGCAAAGTAAAAATAAAAAACTCATCTATATTTCCTTGCTAGTAGCTCAAGGTGTGATTATTGGCTTATTAGAAAATATGATTCCTTTTCCATTTGCCTTTGCTCCTGGAGCGAAGCTTGGATTAGCTAATCTTATCACCATTATCGCCTTGTTCACCCTCTCTACTAAGGAAAGTTTTGCCTTAGTTTGTATGAGACTAATCTTAACAACATTATTAGGAGGAACGATTTCAACTTTCCTCTATAGTGCTGCCGGAGCCTTTTTAAGTTATTTCGGTATGTTATTGGTAAAACAACTAGGACCAAAACGTGTCAGCGTGATTGGAATTAGTTCCACAGGCGGCTTCCTTCATAATGTTGGTCAGCTCGTCGTCGCCAGTCTAATTGCTCGTTCTTGGACCGTGATGATGTATCTCCCCGTCCTTTCCTTAATTGGTATTCTTGCGGGAATTGCCGTAGGGATTGCGGCAAACTACTTATTAGAACACGTCAATGTGTTTAAATATTTTCAACGTCATTAA
- a CDS encoding ABC-F family ATP-binding cassette domain-containing protein, translated as MLTVTDISLQLSDRKLFDNVNIKFTPGNCYGLIGANGAGKSTFLKILAGTLEPTTGNVSLGPDERLTTLAQDHFAFEEYTVLETVIMGHERLYQVMKEKDAIYMKEDFTEEDGNKAAELEGEFAELNGWEAEPEAATLLQGLNIPDSLLDVKMSELPEGQKVKVLLAQALFGKPDVLLLDEPTNGLDTVSIEWLQEFLINFENTVIVVSHDRHFLNTVCTHMADLDFGKIQLYIGNYDFWLESSQLAAKLQADSNAKKEEKIKELQDFIARFSANASKSKQATSRKKMLDKITLDDIQPSSRRYPFVGFSPDREIGNDLLHVENISKTIDGKKILDNVSFTLSKDDKVAFLSNNDITTTTLFKILMGEIEPDTGSVRWGVTTSQAYLPKDNSEEFSTDISILDWLRQYASKEENDNTFLRSFLGRMLFSGEDVMKSVNVLSGGEKVRCMLSKLMLSKSNVLVLDDPTNHLDLESITALNDGLIAFTGSILFSSHDHQFIETLANRVIAVSDKGVVDHPDSTYEEFLNNKRVQEKVQELYAD; from the coding sequence ATGCTTACAGTAACAGACATTAGTTTACAACTTTCAGATCGTAAACTTTTTGACAACGTCAATATTAAATTCACCCCAGGTAACTGCTACGGTCTTATTGGTGCAAACGGTGCCGGTAAATCAACATTCTTAAAAATCTTAGCAGGAACATTGGAACCAACAACTGGTAATGTTTCTTTAGGACCTGACGAACGCTTAACGACTTTAGCCCAAGATCACTTTGCTTTTGAAGAGTACACTGTTTTAGAAACAGTTATTATGGGACATGAACGCTTATACCAAGTGATGAAAGAAAAAGACGCTATCTATATGAAAGAAGATTTCACTGAAGAAGACGGTAATAAAGCTGCTGAACTTGAAGGTGAATTCGCTGAATTAAACGGTTGGGAAGCTGAACCAGAAGCTGCCACTTTATTACAAGGTTTAAATATTCCTGATAGCTTATTAGATGTTAAAATGAGCGAATTACCAGAAGGACAAAAGGTGAAAGTCTTACTTGCCCAAGCCCTATTTGGTAAACCAGATGTTCTTTTACTAGACGAGCCAACTAACGGTCTTGATACAGTATCCATCGAGTGGTTACAAGAATTCTTAATCAACTTCGAAAACACAGTCATCGTTGTTTCCCATGACCGTCACTTCTTAAATACAGTATGTACACATATGGCTGACTTAGACTTCGGAAAAATCCAATTATACATTGGTAACTATGATTTCTGGTTAGAATCAAGTCAATTAGCTGCTAAGTTACAAGCTGACTCAAATGCTAAAAAAGAAGAAAAAATCAAAGAATTACAAGACTTTATCGCTCGTTTTAGCGCAAACGCGTCTAAATCAAAACAAGCAACGTCTCGTAAAAAAATGTTAGATAAAATCACGCTTGATGATATCCAACCATCTTCTCGTCGTTACCCATTCGTAGGATTCTCACCAGATCGTGAAATTGGAAATGATTTATTGCACGTTGAGAATATCTCAAAAACAATCGACGGTAAGAAAATTTTAGATAACGTGTCATTCACTTTATCTAAAGATGACAAAGTTGCGTTCTTATCAAATAACGATATTACAACCACTACTTTATTCAAAATCTTAATGGGCGAAATCGAGCCAGATACTGGTTCAGTTCGTTGGGGTGTGACAACATCACAAGCTTACTTACCAAAAGATAACTCTGAAGAATTCTCGACTGACATTTCAATCTTAGATTGGTTACGTCAATATGCATCGAAAGAAGAAAACGATAATACCTTCTTACGTAGCTTCTTAGGTCGTATGTTATTCTCTGGAGAAGATGTAATGAAATCAGTTAACGTCTTATCAGGGGGAGAAAAAGTCCGTTGTATGTTATCTAAATTGATGTTATCTAAATCTAACGTCCTAGTATTAGATGATCCAACGAATCACTTAGACTTAGAATCAATTACAGCCCTAAATGATGGCTTAATTGCCTTTACAGGATCAATTTTATTCTCTTCTCATGACCACCAATTCATCGAAACATTAGCAAACCGTGTGATTGCTGTTTCTGATAAAGGGGTAGTGGATCATCCAGATTCAACTTATGAAGAGTTCTTAAATAACAAACGCGTACAAGAAAAAGTACAAGAATTATACGCTGACTAA
- a CDS encoding NAD(P)/FAD-dependent oxidoreductase: protein MAKTKIVVVGAGYAGVFGTKFLSKKLKKNPDVEITLIDRHSYQTMMTELHEVAGGRVEPEAIQYDLQRLFCRRKNVNIVTDNVTNIDKENKVVITENGEYPFDYVMLGMGGEPNDFGTPGVKENGFTLWSMEDAIRLREHIENTVKAASLEADDAKRRAMLTFVVCGSGFTGIEMVGELVDQKEHIAKKNKLSPDEITIKVVEAAPTILNMLDRYDADIAERYLVKKGVEIIKASPIVEVGAEEITLKSGETIPTHTLIWTAGVQANSDAKAFEMESARANRLVANEFLQAKGYEDKGIYVVGDLVYYEETPNTPTPQIVQAAEGTGHYAAENIIAEINGTEKKPYKGNYQGFMVSIGAKYGVACLFDKIHLSGAMSIIMKHIVNLKYFFDIRSGHYMFQYIMHEFFHVKDERNVLRGHSSRNSNVLWSVPLRIFYGLTWLIEAMHKIVGNGEWLKPSTWFGEGSWFTNAVAFPFEWLQEATTGASAAGDGAEATAEAAHQAFGLSYAYGNEPMMVFDHMPKWFESVMKFMMPNQEVALFFQKFMSIFEVLLALAIIFGLFTWLANGVTIALVATFCLSGMFYWVNIWFIPVAFALMNGSGRALGLDKWVQPWVQRKLSKWWYGDVKSRYGQAK from the coding sequence ATGGCTAAAACAAAAATCGTCGTAGTCGGAGCTGGTTATGCTGGTGTCTTCGGTACTAAGTTTTTATCTAAAAAACTTAAAAAGAACCCAGATGTTGAAATCACACTGATCGACCGTCATTCATATCAAACAATGATGACTGAGTTACATGAAGTTGCAGGTGGCCGTGTTGAGCCTGAAGCGATTCAATACGACTTACAACGTTTATTCTGTCGCAGAAAAAATGTGAACATCGTTACGGATAACGTAACAAACATTGATAAAGAAAACAAAGTGGTTATCACTGAAAACGGTGAGTACCCATTTGATTACGTCATGTTAGGAATGGGTGGTGAACCAAATGACTTTGGTACACCAGGTGTTAAAGAAAATGGCTTCACTTTATGGTCAATGGAAGATGCGATTCGTTTGCGCGAACACATCGAAAACACAGTTAAAGCAGCTTCTTTAGAAGCTGACGATGCAAAACGTCGTGCGATGTTAACGTTCGTTGTTTGTGGTTCTGGTTTCACAGGAATCGAAATGGTCGGCGAATTAGTAGACCAAAAAGAACACATCGCGAAGAAAAACAAACTGTCACCAGACGAAATTACTATTAAAGTAGTAGAAGCTGCTCCAACAATCTTGAACATGTTAGATCGCTACGATGCTGATATCGCTGAGCGCTACCTAGTTAAAAAAGGTGTTGAAATTATCAAAGCTTCACCAATCGTTGAAGTTGGTGCGGAAGAAATCACTCTTAAGAGTGGCGAAACAATCCCAACTCACACATTAATTTGGACAGCTGGTGTTCAAGCTAACAGTGACGCTAAAGCCTTCGAAATGGAATCAGCTCGCGCTAACCGTTTAGTAGCGAACGAATTCTTACAAGCTAAAGGTTACGAAGATAAAGGGATTTATGTTGTAGGTGACTTAGTTTATTACGAAGAAACACCTAACACACCAACCCCTCAAATCGTACAAGCAGCTGAAGGAACTGGTCATTACGCCGCTGAAAACATTATCGCTGAAATTAACGGTACTGAGAAAAAACCTTATAAAGGAAACTACCAAGGTTTCATGGTTTCAATCGGTGCTAAATACGGTGTTGCTTGCTTATTCGACAAAATCCACTTAAGTGGTGCTATGTCAATCATCATGAAACACATCGTTAACTTGAAATATTTCTTTGATATTCGTTCAGGACATTACATGTTCCAATACATCATGCATGAATTCTTCCATGTTAAAGACGAAAGAAACGTGTTACGTGGACACTCTTCTCGTAACAGCAACGTTCTTTGGAGCGTGCCATTACGTATTTTCTACGGTTTAACTTGGTTAATCGAAGCAATGCACAAAATCGTTGGTAACGGCGAATGGTTAAAACCATCAACTTGGTTTGGTGAAGGTTCTTGGTTCACTAACGCAGTTGCGTTCCCATTTGAATGGTTACAAGAAGCAACAACTGGTGCTTCTGCTGCAGGTGATGGTGCTGAAGCAACGGCTGAAGCAGCTCATCAAGCATTTGGTTTAAGCTATGCTTACGGTAACGAACCAATGATGGTCTTTGATCACATGCCTAAATGGTTTGAATCAGTGATGAAATTCATGATGCCTAACCAAGAAGTTGCTCTATTCTTCCAAAAATTCATGTCAATTTTTGAAGTCTTATTAGCCCTAGCAATCATCTTCGGATTATTCACTTGGTTAGCAAATGGTGTCACTATTGCTTTAGTTGCAACATTCTGTTTATCAGGTATGTTCTACTGGGTAAATATCTGGTTCATTCCAGTTGCCTTTGCTTTAATGAACGGTTCAGGTCGTGCATTAGGTTTAGACAAATGGGTACAACCTTGGGTACAACGTAAATTAAGCAAATGGTGGTACGGTGACGTTAAGTCTCGCTACGGCCAAGCTAAATAG
- a CDS encoding polyprenyl synthetase family protein, translated as MNVHPLWNQYPSLKKELEQTLELMASSINLSNKEVEAAILDMINSGGKLLRPAYLLLFSQFGKKRELNKMMALAASMETLHTATLIHDDIIDEADTRRNSPTVQATFGKDVAVYAGDYLFVSCFKLVAKYASSLKSVQLNVDSMEKVLNGELGQMDQRYNYDVSVNQYLDNISGKTAELFSLSCFLGAFEAGASTLVAKSAKEIGHDIGMAFQILDDILDYSQSETTIGKPVLEDMKQGVYSLPLLCALETHREQLVPLLDNRHAMTSIDTQMVYDIIQQANAVEQARQLAHDYTEKALKAINKLPKNNEQTKEILSQLTHSLLKRSH; from the coding sequence GTGAACGTACATCCTCTATGGAATCAATATCCCTCACTCAAAAAAGAATTGGAACAAACGTTAGAGCTTATGGCCTCTTCCATTAACTTGTCTAATAAAGAAGTTGAAGCAGCTATCTTAGATATGATTAATTCTGGTGGCAAGCTTTTACGACCCGCTTATTTATTACTTTTCTCCCAATTTGGAAAAAAGCGTGAGCTAAACAAAATGATGGCACTGGCTGCTTCAATGGAAACCTTACATACCGCTACATTAATTCATGATGACATCATAGATGAAGCCGATACACGTCGTAATTCACCAACTGTTCAGGCTACATTCGGTAAAGATGTCGCAGTTTACGCAGGTGACTATCTTTTTGTGAGCTGTTTTAAATTAGTTGCTAAATACGCGTCTTCTTTAAAAAGCGTCCAACTAAACGTGGATAGTATGGAAAAAGTCTTAAACGGTGAGCTAGGACAAATGGATCAGCGCTACAACTACGACGTGAGTGTCAACCAATATTTAGATAATATTTCTGGAAAAACCGCTGAATTATTCTCATTAAGTTGTTTTTTAGGCGCATTTGAAGCGGGTGCTTCAACTCTTGTCGCTAAATCTGCCAAAGAAATTGGGCATGATATCGGCATGGCCTTTCAAATTCTAGATGACATTCTCGACTATTCACAATCAGAAACAACGATTGGCAAACCTGTTTTAGAGGATATGAAACAGGGGGTTTATTCATTACCACTGTTATGTGCCTTAGAAACACATCGCGAACAACTTGTCCCTTTATTGGATAACCGACACGCGATGACCTCAATTGACACGCAAATGGTCTATGACATCATTCAACAAGCCAACGCGGTTGAACAAGCACGTCAATTAGCACATGATTATACCGAAAAAGCTTTAAAAGCTATTAATAAATTACCAAAAAACAATGAACAAACAAAAGAGATTTTAAGTCAGTTGACACACTCACTACTTAAACGCTCACATTAA
- a CDS encoding DegV family protein, giving the protein MKFRIVTESCCDLPYSVLENEHVHVIPMVVTVDGKEYIDDSGKTFNSQWLMEEVQAGKPASTSQVNVGSYLEMFKSLIKEDSTPVIYLGFSSGLSGSFNNAMTAVNMLEDEYINVPITLVDTKQASLGEGLLVDKLVSLRNEGKTVEEAVAVIKQLSKRVQSWVTVDDLKHLERGGRVSKTAAAVGTLINIKPILIVTEEGKLESNSKTRGRKKAITKIADETRTNISVADTDKIFIAYAGDLEAAEVVKEKLSDLNVPIEMYPMGPTIACHTGFGGLAVFSIRK; this is encoded by the coding sequence ATGAAATTTAGAATAGTAACAGAGTCATGTTGTGATTTACCTTATAGCGTATTAGAGAATGAGCATGTTCATGTGATTCCGATGGTCGTAACAGTTGATGGCAAAGAATATATAGACGATTCTGGCAAGACGTTTAATAGCCAGTGGTTAATGGAAGAGGTTCAAGCAGGGAAACCAGCTTCCACTTCTCAAGTTAATGTAGGAAGCTACTTAGAAATGTTTAAATCTTTAATCAAGGAAGATTCAACACCGGTTATCTATCTAGGTTTCTCATCTGGTTTAAGTGGTTCGTTCAATAATGCGATGACAGCTGTTAATATGTTAGAAGATGAATATATCAATGTACCTATCACGTTAGTCGATACGAAGCAAGCTAGTTTAGGTGAAGGGCTGTTAGTCGATAAATTAGTTAGCTTACGTAATGAAGGCAAAACGGTTGAAGAGGCTGTTGCAGTTATTAAACAGTTATCTAAACGTGTACAATCATGGGTAACCGTTGATGATTTAAAGCATCTAGAACGTGGTGGACGTGTGTCTAAAACAGCTGCAGCTGTGGGTACGTTAATTAATATTAAACCAATTTTAATTGTGACTGAAGAAGGTAAGTTAGAAAGTAACAGTAAAACACGTGGTCGTAAGAAAGCTATCACGAAAATTGCTGATGAAACACGTACTAATATTTCAGTCGCTGACACGGATAAAATTTTTATTGCTTACGCAGGTGATTTAGAGGCAGCTGAAGTGGTAAAAGAAAAATTAAGTGATTTAAATGTACCGATTGAAATGTATCCAATGGGTCCAACCATTGCTTGTCACACAGGTTTTGGTGGTTTAGCCGTCTTTTCAATCAGAAAATAA